In Palaemon carinicauda isolate YSFRI2023 chromosome 28, ASM3689809v2, whole genome shotgun sequence, a single genomic region encodes these proteins:
- the LOC137621703 gene encoding uncharacterized protein codes for MYETRVVHSEALLTEYPGVGVLEVDFSLRVEKRNGLYVCAKIFEKGEHDTSDLFKCIKEEGLQYYVPTVPPFSYDVPTVPPFSYDVPTFPPFSYDITPAPSFSYKVRSVAPFSDDSTTVPPFNYDVPTVPSFSYDGPTACHFRYHVPTVPPFSYDVPTVPPFSYDLPTVLLFRYDVPTVPHLNYDVPTITPFSFDVPTVSPFSYDVPTVPPGSYDVPTVSPFRYDLQL; via the exons atgtatgaaacacgtgtggtacacagTGAAGCTTTGTTGACTGAATACCCTGGAGTTGGGGTCTTAGAAGTAGACTTCTCGTTGAGGGTCGAAAAAAGAAATGGCTTGTATGTTTGTGCCAAGATTTTCGAAAAAGGAGAACATGATACCAGTGACCTTTTTAAATGTATAAAAGAAGAGGGCCTTCA ATATTATGTACCAACAGTCCCTCCTTTCAGTTATGATGTACCAACAGTCCCTCCTTTCAGTTATGATGTACCAACATTCCCTCCTTTCAGCTATGATATAACACCAGCCCCATCTTTCAGTTACAAAGTACGGTCAGTCGCTCCATTCAGTGATGATTCAACGACAGTCCCTCCTTTCAATTATGATGTACCAACAGTCCCTTCTTTCAGTTATGATGGACCAACAGCCTGTCATTTCAGGTATCATGTGCCAACAGTTCCTCCTTTCAGCTATGATGTACCAACAGTCCCTCCTTTTAGTTATGATCTCCCAACAGTCCTTCTATTCAGATATGATGTACCAACAGTCCCTCATCTCAATTATGATGTACCGACAATCACTCCTTTCAGTTTTGATGTACCGACAGTCTCTCCTTTTAGTTATGATGTACCGACAGTCCCTCCGGGCAGTTATGATGTACCGACAGTCTCCCCATTCAGATATGATTTACAGTTATGA